From a single Micromonospora carbonacea genomic region:
- a CDS encoding alpha/beta fold hydrolase, which produces MKAAILGPDHHLPPHGTPPPWPGREVRLDGTVTYVRDTPATAAAAEPALYVHGLGGSSQNWTDLAGLLADRLDGQAIDLPGFGHSEPSRRYTVPAFAEHVVRWIEHSGRGPVHLLGNSLGGAISVRVAALRPDLVRTLTLISPALPFLDFRRSLQGRMLPLLAVPRGERLVGWQLARLDPEVMAQQVLESCVADLTRISEQRRREALEEILLRYQAAHYASVYVRTFRGLVSSFLRSYLRGPESLWRLAAAVRVPTLVIGGSEDRLVDVRVAPQAARVIPDSRLLMLRGVGHVAQLEVPRTVARAVLGLLDEVANPVTVRDVAS; this is translated from the coding sequence ATGAAAGCCGCCATCCTCGGGCCGGACCACCACCTGCCCCCGCACGGCACCCCGCCGCCGTGGCCCGGTCGGGAGGTACGCCTCGACGGCACCGTCACCTACGTCCGAGACACCCCGGCCACCGCCGCCGCGGCGGAGCCGGCGCTCTACGTCCACGGCCTCGGCGGGTCGTCGCAGAACTGGACCGACCTGGCCGGGCTGCTCGCCGACCGGCTCGACGGCCAGGCCATCGACCTGCCGGGATTCGGGCACAGCGAGCCGAGCCGGCGCTACACCGTCCCCGCGTTCGCCGAGCACGTGGTCCGCTGGATCGAGCACTCCGGCCGGGGGCCGGTGCACCTGCTCGGCAACTCGCTGGGCGGGGCGATCTCGGTGCGGGTCGCCGCGCTGCGCCCGGACCTGGTACGCACGCTGACCCTGATCTCCCCGGCGCTGCCCTTCCTGGACTTCCGCCGCTCGTTGCAGGGCCGGATGCTGCCGCTGCTGGCCGTCCCGCGCGGGGAGCGGCTCGTCGGCTGGCAACTGGCCCGGCTGGATCCGGAGGTGATGGCGCAGCAGGTGCTGGAGTCCTGCGTGGCCGACCTGACCCGGATCAGCGAGCAGCGCCGGCGGGAGGCGTTGGAGGAGATCCTGCTGCGCTACCAGGCCGCGCACTACGCCTCCGTGTACGTGCGTACCTTCCGCGGCCTGGTCTCCAGCTTCCTGCGTTCGTACCTGCGGGGGCCGGAGTCGCTGTGGCGGCTCGCGGCGGCGGTGCGGGTGCCGACGCTGGTGATCGGCGGGTCCGAGGACCGGCTGGTCGACGTGCGGGTGGCCCCGCAGGCCGCCCGGGTGATCCCGGACAGTCGGCTGCTGATGCTGCGCGGCGTCGGGCACGTGGCCCAGCTGGAGGTGCCCCGCACGGTGGCCCGCGCGGTGCTCGGTCTGCTCGACGAAGTGGCGAACCCCGTGACGGTCCGTGACGTGGCATCCTGA
- a CDS encoding TetR/AcrR family transcriptional regulator: protein MTAVGNGAQTAGRPTRLPRSARRKQLLAAAQEVFVAQGYHAAAMDDIAERAGVSKPVLYQHFPGKMELYLALLDTHCDAIVAKVHDAMRGTNDNKERVGASVRAYFDFVDHESEAFRLVFESDLRNDPAVRQRVERVEQGCIAAITDTIISDTGVSRAHAELLASGLVGAAETAAQFWLAGGRQVPKAEAEALVAALSWRGIASFPLQGESA from the coding sequence ATGACGGCTGTGGGGAACGGTGCCCAGACCGCCGGCCGGCCCACGCGTTTGCCCCGCTCCGCGCGGCGCAAGCAGCTGCTCGCGGCGGCGCAGGAGGTGTTCGTCGCGCAGGGCTACCACGCCGCCGCGATGGACGACATCGCCGAGCGGGCGGGGGTTTCCAAGCCGGTGCTCTACCAGCACTTCCCGGGCAAGATGGAGCTCTACCTGGCGCTGCTGGACACGCACTGTGACGCGATCGTGGCGAAGGTGCACGACGCGATGCGGGGCACCAACGACAACAAGGAGCGCGTCGGCGCGTCGGTTCGCGCATACTTCGACTTCGTCGACCACGAGAGCGAGGCGTTCCGCCTGGTCTTCGAGTCCGACCTGCGCAACGACCCGGCCGTGCGGCAGCGGGTGGAGCGGGTGGAGCAGGGCTGCATCGCCGCGATCACCGACACGATCATCTCCGACACGGGGGTGAGCCGGGCGCACGCCGAGCTGCTCGCCTCCGGCCTGGTCGGCGCGGCGGAGACGGCCGCGCAGTTCTGGCTGGCCGGGGGCCGGCAGGTGCCGAAGGCCGAGGCCGAGGCGCTCGTGGCGGCGCTGTCCTGGCGGGGCATCGCCAGCTTCCCGTTGCAGGGTGAGTCAGCCTGA